In a single window of the Pelagibacterium sp. 26DY04 genome:
- a CDS encoding DUF6117 family protein, with amino-acid sequence MSIPDYARTNFQTLLRAAGDGNLALMECADAESGQPRYVICAVGRDGTGYVFTPFGHLADGDPYDAYLPPDPDDPTTFMPKAEPHP; translated from the coding sequence ATGAGCATCCCAGACTATGCCCGCACCAATTTTCAAACCCTGTTGCGCGCCGCTGGCGATGGCAATTTGGCCCTCATGGAATGCGCGGACGCGGAGAGCGGACAGCCGCGCTACGTGATCTGCGCCGTGGGCCGCGACGGAACCGGCTACGTGTTCACGCCCTTCGGACATCTGGCGGACGGCGATCCCTATGACGCCTACCTGCCGCCAGACCCCGACGATCCGACCACCTTCATGCCAAAGGCCGAGCCACACCCCTAA
- a CDS encoding chromosome partitioning protein ParB, which yields MAKSPKKIVFSRSRDIPFDKLVISEANVRQIRPETGLDELTQDIDRREDLIQGLNVRALVDENGEETGFFEVPAGGRRYRAIARLVKAKRFPKDGLVPCVVRKSDTKILKEDDSLAENVQRAGLHPLDQFRAFKSMIDQNMTRAEVAAAYFTTERFVEQRLRLTSVSPKLLDIYADGGMTLELLEAFTVNPDHDRQEQVWDAIQHTYRQPWQIRQMLTESAVPSSDKRAIFVGTQAYEQAGGGVLRDLFSEQVGYWLEDPALLDRLTTDKLKEVADEIAAEGWKWIAVDVNLPYGYSNGLRALSRATVDLTEDERAERESLRDEYAKIEAEYEDVEEYPDEIDQRLGEIETALEAFENRPVIFEPLDIPLAGVFVGLDRDGELIVDRGYVRPEDETPVDADAEGTGADTGDDEGNGATTPVVITIGGEPAQPEDEDDEGEAVKPLPERLVMELTAHRTLALRDALAANPHVAVTALLHKLVRDTFSQVRTEGAVIEANVHRVHFREQGKDLPDTPYAQALTERHENWKADIPSDDEALWGWIEGLDDASRHALLAHCVSFGVNALYERPNQFGASGITQRGLERRMAEAERIGHVTGLDMVEAGFRPTVENYLGRVTKRHILEAVREGVGDQAAQLIDHLKKPDMAREAERLLADSGWLPEPLRALEVESDTPQGADAAALPAYLSGGEEPDADASVDFEDKATPPVAAE from the coding sequence ATGGCAAAGTCGCCCAAGAAAATCGTCTTCTCACGCTCGCGCGACATTCCCTTCGACAAGTTGGTGATCAGCGAGGCCAATGTCCGCCAGATCCGGCCCGAAACCGGGCTGGACGAGTTGACCCAGGACATCGACCGCCGCGAGGATCTGATCCAAGGTCTCAATGTCCGCGCCCTTGTCGACGAAAACGGCGAGGAAACCGGATTTTTCGAAGTGCCCGCCGGTGGCCGCCGCTATCGGGCTATCGCGCGTCTGGTCAAGGCCAAGCGCTTCCCCAAGGACGGCCTGGTGCCGTGCGTCGTGCGCAAGTCCGACACCAAGATCCTCAAGGAAGACGATTCCCTGGCCGAGAACGTTCAGCGCGCTGGGCTGCATCCGCTCGATCAGTTTCGCGCGTTCAAGAGCATGATCGACCAGAACATGACGCGAGCCGAGGTCGCGGCCGCCTACTTTACCACGGAGCGGTTCGTCGAACAGCGTTTGCGCCTCACGAGCGTTTCGCCCAAGCTGCTCGACATCTATGCCGACGGGGGAATGACGCTCGAACTGCTCGAGGCATTTACCGTCAATCCCGACCACGACCGCCAGGAGCAGGTTTGGGACGCTATCCAGCATACCTATCGTCAGCCTTGGCAGATTCGGCAAATGCTGACCGAATCCGCGGTTCCATCTTCCGACAAAAGAGCCATTTTCGTCGGCACCCAAGCCTATGAGCAGGCCGGCGGCGGCGTACTGCGCGATCTCTTTTCCGAGCAGGTCGGCTATTGGCTCGAAGATCCGGCGCTCCTCGACAGGTTGACCACCGACAAGCTCAAGGAGGTCGCAGACGAGATCGCAGCCGAGGGCTGGAAGTGGATCGCCGTCGACGTCAACCTTCCCTACGGCTACAGCAACGGGTTGCGTGCCCTCTCGCGCGCCACGGTCGATCTCACCGAGGATGAACGTGCCGAGCGGGAAAGCCTGCGCGATGAGTACGCGAAGATCGAGGCCGAATACGAGGACGTTGAGGAGTACCCCGACGAGATCGACCAGCGCCTCGGCGAGATCGAAACGGCGCTGGAAGCGTTCGAGAATCGCCCTGTCATCTTCGAGCCGCTGGACATTCCCCTGGCCGGCGTCTTTGTCGGCCTCGATCGCGATGGCGAGCTGATTGTCGATCGGGGCTATGTGCGCCCCGAGGATGAAACGCCGGTCGATGCAGATGCCGAGGGCACCGGCGCCGATACCGGCGATGACGAGGGGAACGGTGCAACGACCCCCGTCGTCATCACTATTGGCGGCGAGCCCGCCCAGCCCGAGGATGAGGATGATGAAGGCGAGGCGGTCAAGCCCTTGCCCGAGCGCCTCGTGATGGAGCTGACAGCTCATCGCACCCTCGCGCTGCGCGATGCCCTGGCGGCCAATCCCCATGTCGCCGTCACGGCGCTTCTCCACAAGCTCGTGCGCGACACCTTCAGCCAGGTCAGGACCGAGGGCGCGGTGATCGAGGCCAACGTCCACCGTGTCCATTTCCGTGAGCAGGGCAAGGACCTTCCCGATACGCCCTATGCGCAGGCGCTTACGGAACGCCATGAAAACTGGAAGGCGGATATCCCGTCCGACGACGAGGCGCTCTGGGGCTGGATCGAAGGGCTCGACGATGCCAGTCGGCACGCCCTGCTGGCCCATTGCGTCTCCTTCGGGGTCAACGCGCTTTACGAGCGGCCGAACCAGTTCGGTGCGAGCGGCATCACCCAGCGCGGCCTTGAGCGGCGTATGGCCGAAGCCGAACGCATCGGCCATGTCACCGGGCTCGACATGGTGGAGGCAGGATTCCGGCCCACCGTCGAGAACTATCTTGGGCGGGTGACCAAGCGGCACATTCTCGAGGCGGTGCGGGAGGGCGTCGGCGACCAGGCCGCGCAGCTCATCGACCATCTCAAGAAGCCGGATATGGCGCGCGAGGCCGAACGCCTGCTCGCCGATAGCGGCTGGCTGCCCGAACCGCTCCGTGCCCTTGAGGTGGAATCGGACACCCCTCAGGGAGCCGACGCCGCTGCGTTACCCGCCTACCTTTCCGGCGGCGAGGAACCCGACGCAGACGCCTCGGTGGACTTCGAGGACAAGGCGACCCCTCCCGTCGCAGCCGAATAG
- a CDS encoding tyrosine-type recombinase/integrase, whose translation MSKNNQFPWLMRAFFYEWLVEQRNASIHTVRSYRDAWRLFLRFVAKRSGKKVAMITLADLTAGEVIAFLGHAEHERGGKIGTRNCRLAAIRSFFNFVATRDPGSIAQCVEILNIPIKRGPVSEPCYLDPAEVTAILAQPDRSTLEGMRDHALLSFLYNSGARIQEALDLCPDAVRFDSPSCVRLTGKGRKERICPLWPETVTLLKKLLERQPRAPDQRLFVNRYGEPLSASGVRFKLAAYVKAAAETSPTLRDKHVTPAPSGMQPPCISYRRASTSRSSVAGSVM comes from the coding sequence ATGAGCAAGAACAATCAGTTCCCGTGGCTGATGCGCGCGTTCTTCTATGAATGGCTGGTCGAGCAGCGCAATGCCTCCATCCATACGGTCCGGTCGTATCGCGATGCCTGGCGGCTCTTCCTCCGGTTCGTCGCAAAGCGCTCAGGCAAGAAGGTGGCGATGATCACGCTGGCGGATCTGACTGCCGGAGAGGTCATTGCGTTCCTCGGTCACGCCGAACACGAACGTGGCGGCAAGATCGGCACGCGAAACTGCCGGCTTGCAGCGATACGCAGCTTCTTCAACTTCGTTGCAACCAGGGATCCCGGATCGATCGCCCAGTGCGTCGAAATCCTCAACATCCCGATTAAGCGCGGTCCGGTGTCGGAACCCTGCTATCTGGACCCGGCGGAAGTGACGGCCATCCTGGCTCAGCCTGATCGTTCGACACTCGAAGGTATGCGCGACCACGCCTTGCTCTCGTTCCTCTACAACAGCGGCGCGCGAATACAGGAAGCGCTCGATCTGTGCCCCGATGCGGTCCGGTTCGACAGTCCGAGCTGCGTGCGCCTCACCGGAAAGGGTCGAAAAGAACGCATCTGCCCGCTCTGGCCGGAAACCGTGACACTGTTGAAGAAGCTGCTCGAACGGCAACCGCGGGCGCCAGACCAGCGGCTGTTCGTCAACCGCTATGGCGAACCGCTCAGCGCATCGGGGGTCCGGTTCAAACTTGCCGCCTATGTGAAGGCTGCGGCCGAAACCTCACCAACCCTGCGCGACAAGCATGTGACCCCCGCGCCTTCCGGCATGCAACCGCCGTGCATCTCATATCGGCGGGCGTCGACGTCACGGTCATCCGTAGCTGGCTCGGTCATGTGA
- a CDS encoding tyrosine-type recombinase/integrase has translation MTNWPDPERKLIARYMAGLNLRTTQSPIYYRQTLNIFQDVAEHHGKLDKDMLVAWLHVSPGRWASTTRLHRTRIIDRFLDHLEETGAIERNPVASLREACNIKQCKPVWRALASSDPDRALAELYRPRPFGSVLGKMMVEHVTLMHNRGYKYTAQAMRLWRLDRFLQLSPELQDQPLEVMLEHWSAAKTTRNHPNECEKLRRALAKILRHQDPSISPRRPDPRPEKEVARHWRKPHIYTPSDVLRMLDIARSYPSPRSPLRPSSIYTMLLLAYCAGLRRSELARLDLGDVDFQDGTITIRQTKFYKTRILPLPDSVMVELRSYTEARRRAGGSLDPRSGLFWHEERGDRYTKQAVAWLLVDVIRRAGLKPPRGRTGPRLHDLRHSMVVNRIIEWYEAGINPQDRLPFLATYLGHRDINSTLVYITVTQDLLHHANERFRVLGAPCLNIGQEVRA, from the coding sequence ATGACGAATTGGCCCGACCCTGAGCGCAAGCTGATCGCGCGGTACATGGCAGGCCTCAACCTGCGCACCACGCAGAGCCCTATCTACTACAGACAGACGCTCAACATCTTCCAGGATGTCGCCGAACACCACGGCAAGCTCGACAAGGACATGCTGGTGGCATGGCTGCATGTATCGCCGGGCCGGTGGGCCTCGACGACACGGCTGCACCGCACCCGGATTATCGACCGCTTCCTCGATCACCTTGAAGAAACTGGAGCGATCGAACGCAATCCCGTCGCCAGTCTGCGTGAGGCTTGCAATATCAAACAGTGCAAGCCGGTGTGGCGCGCGCTGGCCTCCAGCGATCCGGATCGCGCGCTTGCCGAACTATACCGACCCAGGCCATTCGGCAGCGTGCTGGGCAAGATGATGGTCGAGCACGTCACATTGATGCACAACCGGGGTTACAAATACACTGCGCAAGCGATGCGGCTATGGCGGCTCGACCGCTTCCTTCAGCTAAGCCCGGAGCTTCAGGACCAGCCGCTTGAGGTGATGCTTGAACACTGGTCCGCGGCGAAAACGACGCGCAATCATCCCAACGAGTGCGAAAAGCTCCGACGGGCCCTCGCGAAAATCCTGCGCCATCAGGACCCATCAATCTCGCCCCGCCGACCTGACCCGCGCCCGGAAAAGGAAGTAGCCAGACATTGGCGAAAACCGCATATTTACACACCGTCCGATGTGCTGCGTATGCTCGACATCGCCCGCTCTTATCCTTCACCTCGATCGCCGCTTCGTCCGTCGAGCATCTACACGATGCTGCTGCTCGCCTATTGCGCTGGTCTGCGGCGAAGCGAACTGGCTCGGCTAGATCTTGGTGACGTGGACTTCCAGGACGGTACGATCACGATCCGCCAAACCAAGTTCTACAAGACCAGGATACTGCCGCTGCCCGACAGCGTGATGGTAGAACTTCGATCATATACGGAAGCACGACGCCGCGCCGGTGGTTCCCTTGATCCGCGTTCTGGCCTGTTCTGGCATGAAGAGCGTGGTGACCGCTATACGAAGCAGGCAGTCGCCTGGCTGCTCGTTGACGTCATACGCCGTGCCGGGCTGAAGCCGCCTCGGGGGCGAACGGGACCTCGCCTGCATGACCTGCGGCATTCGATGGTCGTGAATCGGATTATCGAATGGTACGAAGCAGGCATCAACCCACAGGACCGGCTGCCGTTCCTTGCGACCTATCTCGGCCATCGGGACATCAACTCGACGCTGGTCTACATCACCGTCACGCAGGATCTGCTGCATCACGCCAATGAGCGGTTCCGCGTGCTCGGAGCGCCATGCCTCAATATCGGGCAGGAGGTGCGGGCATGA
- a CDS encoding site-specific integrase yields the protein MLNADYELIAELRVLLTKQRYSPVVIGNHCAYARGFVEYLAQQNIDVVEVTETQVVHYLHHAAALFRKRHGRSPGPYWHSIPRSGIHALLRLAQGQWPSPPKATCAADALRFAICDEYETWLREERGLATASIDALMWEGRNFLVWQFDRHGPDSLMAMTVSDIDRYMDTRSPHQTRRSVKDVAERLRSMLRYLHRTGRVAIDLSPHVIAPLLYAYEGVPSILTPDQVTAVLRSSGEDRTPTGLRDHAILQMLATYGLRSGEICNLRIEDIDWRAEVIRIRHTKTRANSFLPLMAPVGEAVLAYLQTGRPVTDAREIFVRTRAPYRKLGLLTSMVRRRLTAAGVTPAGKNGAHIFRHARAVEMLRAAVPQKVIGDLLGHRSTESTAPYLKLATEDLRAIALDVPGREVRS from the coding sequence ATGTTGAATGCTGATTACGAGCTCATCGCCGAGCTCAGAGTTTTACTGACCAAGCAACGATACAGCCCGGTGGTGATCGGCAACCACTGCGCCTATGCGCGCGGGTTCGTCGAATACCTTGCACAGCAGAACATCGATGTTGTGGAGGTGACCGAGACGCAAGTGGTTCATTACCTGCATCATGCGGCAGCGCTTTTCCGGAAACGCCATGGTCGATCTCCGGGGCCATACTGGCACTCTATCCCGCGCTCCGGAATCCATGCCTTGCTGCGGCTCGCACAGGGTCAATGGCCTTCCCCGCCGAAAGCGACCTGCGCGGCCGACGCACTGCGCTTTGCCATCTGCGACGAGTACGAGACCTGGCTGCGCGAAGAACGAGGCCTTGCTACGGCCAGCATCGACGCGCTGATGTGGGAGGGCCGTAACTTTCTGGTCTGGCAGTTCGATCGGCACGGTCCCGATAGCCTGATGGCGATGACCGTCAGCGACATCGACCGTTACATGGACACGCGCAGCCCTCATCAGACGCGCCGGTCCGTGAAGGATGTGGCGGAGCGCCTTCGCTCGATGCTGCGCTATCTCCATCGAACAGGGCGCGTCGCCATCGATTTATCGCCGCATGTCATCGCCCCCTTGCTCTATGCATATGAAGGTGTGCCGTCGATTCTTACGCCGGATCAGGTCACGGCGGTTTTGCGGTCCTCGGGGGAGGATAGAACGCCAACGGGGTTGCGGGATCACGCTATCCTGCAAATGCTTGCGACCTATGGCCTGAGATCGGGCGAAATCTGCAACCTGCGGATCGAGGATATCGACTGGCGGGCGGAAGTAATCCGCATCAGGCACACCAAGACCCGGGCCAACTCATTCCTGCCATTGATGGCGCCGGTGGGTGAGGCCGTGCTCGCCTATCTGCAGACGGGGCGGCCTGTCACAGATGCTCGCGAGATCTTCGTCCGAACACGCGCGCCTTATCGCAAGCTCGGCTTGCTGACCAGTATGGTGCGGCGGCGACTTACGGCTGCCGGGGTCACGCCGGCTGGTAAGAACGGCGCTCATATCTTCCGCCATGCACGCGCCGTCGAAATGTTGCGCGCCGCCGTGCCGCAGAAGGTGATCGGCGATCTGCTCGGGCATCGCTCTACGGAGTCCACAGCTCCCTATCTGAAGCTCGCCACCGAGGATCTCCGGGCCATCGCGCTCGACGTGCCGGGACGGGAGGTGCGGTCATGA
- a CDS encoding tyrosine-type recombinase/integrase, whose product MKATNFPTLIQRFFTDRLCTQMEASRRTVAGYRDTFRLLIQYASSRCGKSPTKLTIEDLDADLVADFLTHMETARGNTARTRNTRLAAIRSFFRYVTLTDPSWLLHCQRILSMPNKRYVKRSVTFLDVQETAALLAAPDRTTWVGRRDHVLLVLALQTGLRASELINLRCKDVVLGTGAYIRCIGKGRKERTTPLRRDTAKLIQAWMGERRDGDGPLFPSIRGERLSRDALEHLVRKHCLTAARDCPSLAGKRVTPHTLRHSTAMELLHHGVDQSVIALWLGHESVETTQIYIHADMRLKEKALAQVASPETHLGRYRPNDELLAFLESL is encoded by the coding sequence ATGAAGGCGACCAACTTCCCCACGCTGATCCAGCGCTTCTTTACCGATCGGCTCTGCACACAGATGGAAGCGAGCCGCCGCACCGTCGCTGGCTACCGGGACACATTCCGGCTTCTGATTCAGTACGCAAGTTCACGGTGTGGAAAGTCGCCCACGAAGCTGACGATCGAAGATCTCGATGCCGATCTTGTCGCCGACTTCCTGACCCATATGGAAACGGCGCGCGGCAACACAGCACGCACCCGCAATACGCGTCTCGCTGCCATCCGCTCGTTCTTCCGATACGTTACATTGACCGACCCGAGTTGGCTGCTTCATTGCCAGCGCATTCTCTCCATGCCGAACAAGCGGTACGTGAAGCGGAGCGTGACGTTCCTCGACGTTCAGGAGACAGCGGCGCTGCTGGCCGCGCCGGATCGAACGACGTGGGTGGGGCGGCGAGATCACGTCCTGCTGGTGCTTGCACTTCAGACCGGGCTGCGGGCGTCCGAACTGATCAACCTGCGTTGCAAGGACGTGGTTCTCGGCACCGGCGCTTACATCCGCTGCATCGGCAAGGGGCGAAAAGAACGCACGACGCCTCTTCGTCGCGATACGGCGAAACTGATCCAGGCCTGGATGGGCGAACGCCGTGACGGCGACGGGCCATTGTTCCCGTCGATCCGTGGCGAGCGGCTCAGCCGTGATGCTTTGGAGCACCTGGTGCGCAAGCATTGCCTGACGGCAGCGCGAGATTGCCCGAGCCTCGCAGGTAAACGCGTCACGCCACACACGCTGCGCCATAGCACGGCAATGGAATTGCTCCATCATGGCGTCGACCAATCCGTGATCGCACTGTGGCTCGGGCACGAATCCGTGGAAACAACCCAGATCTATATCCACGCCGACATGCGGCTGAAGGAAAAGGCGCTCGCGCAGGTCGCCAGCCCCGAAACGCATCTAGGGCGGTATCGTCCCAACGACGAGTTGCTCGCATTCCTGGAATCGCTCTGA
- a CDS encoding tyrosine-type recombinase/integrase: MSFLAEMDRYLTVRRQLGTAMTTDGRILRRFVTFADNDGAQQVSASLIMRWLESLPSARPGTRATRFRVAGQFAEWMHGIDPRNEAPPRGLVPGRVQRVHPYIYNDAEIVAIIEHARMLPSVYGLHGLTCSTLFGLIAVTGLRISEALGLDPADLDVESGVLHVRQGKLGKERLLPLDPSVVERLESYGGERDRLLGRRPEAFFVNCEGRRLGDCNARYNFAHVCQQIGLREPQIYLRHGRGPRIHDLRHTFAVRTMLSWYRSGKDVGREMIKLTTWLGHANPANTYWYLEAVPELLELASARITGAAAEESR; the protein is encoded by the coding sequence ATGAGCTTCCTTGCCGAAATGGACCGCTATCTGACCGTCAGAAGGCAGCTCGGCACTGCCATGACCACCGATGGACGGATATTACGCCGCTTCGTCACCTTCGCCGACAACGACGGCGCACAGCAAGTCAGCGCCAGCCTGATCATGCGCTGGCTTGAAAGTCTGCCCTCTGCAAGGCCCGGAACGCGGGCAACACGCTTCAGGGTAGCCGGCCAGTTTGCCGAGTGGATGCATGGCATAGACCCCCGGAACGAGGCCCCGCCCCGGGGATTGGTGCCCGGTCGCGTTCAACGTGTGCATCCATATATTTATAATGATGCCGAAATCGTCGCGATCATCGAGCATGCGCGAATGCTGCCATCGGTCTACGGCCTGCATGGCCTGACGTGCTCGACGCTGTTCGGCCTGATCGCCGTGACCGGACTTCGGATCAGCGAAGCTCTCGGTCTCGACCCTGCCGATCTCGATGTCGAATCCGGTGTGCTTCATGTCCGGCAGGGCAAGCTCGGCAAGGAGCGGTTGCTGCCGCTGGACCCGAGCGTCGTGGAACGGCTGGAAAGTTACGGCGGCGAGCGGGATCGACTGCTCGGGCGCAGGCCGGAAGCATTCTTCGTGAACTGTGAGGGGCGTCGTCTTGGCGACTGCAATGCGCGCTACAACTTCGCCCATGTATGCCAGCAGATCGGGCTGCGAGAGCCGCAGATTTATCTTCGGCACGGCCGCGGCCCGCGCATCCATGATCTTCGTCACACCTTTGCGGTGCGTACCATGCTGAGTTGGTATCGGTCGGGCAAAGATGTTGGACGCGAGATGATCAAGCTTACGACATGGCTCGGTCATGCGAACCCCGCCAACACCTATTGGTATCTGGAAGCGGTCCCCGAACTGCTGGAACTGGCCTCCGCTCGAATAACGGGCGCGGCGGCGGAGGAAAGTCGATGA
- a CDS encoding site-specific integrase, which produces MLDDEAIAPSALTPDLAVELGRRLPTTPKSQIKVLNLARMFVAHLIEIGVATRPPLTPAQAERAELLSNFETYLLRQRGLSPRTIYHVLRFADRFLDHRFGDHMLDLPALNVQDVVAFMEDLLSRKRPFRDKTPATHLRSFFQYLFAQGFTTTNLSLCVPRVHKPWGARLPRYLSPDEVEAVVASVRTNPRRGARDYAMLLLMARLGLRAPEVMAIQLDDIDWRAGELMVRGKGQQHDRLPIPPDVGEAIIRYLQEERTSATTRMLFVTHRAPNRPFKDSQVINTILKEAFAATGVKPPTPYVGSHVLRHSLATNMVRAGASLEEIGDLLRHRSRATTMIYAKLDTDGLRSIAQPWPVAEVAR; this is translated from the coding sequence TTGCTCGATGACGAGGCCATTGCGCCATCGGCGTTGACGCCAGATCTTGCCGTCGAATTGGGACGGCGATTGCCAACGACACCGAAGAGCCAGATCAAGGTTCTCAATCTTGCCAGGATGTTCGTCGCACATCTCATTGAAATCGGCGTGGCAACACGACCGCCGCTGACACCTGCGCAGGCCGAGCGTGCCGAGTTGCTGAGCAACTTCGAAACCTATCTTCTACGGCAACGCGGTCTCAGCCCGCGTACGATCTATCATGTGCTCCGGTTCGCGGATCGCTTTCTCGATCATCGCTTCGGCGACCACATGCTCGACCTGCCGGCGCTGAACGTGCAGGATGTCGTGGCGTTCATGGAGGACCTTCTCTCACGCAAGCGCCCGTTCCGCGACAAGACGCCGGCCACGCATCTGCGCAGCTTCTTTCAGTATCTGTTCGCCCAGGGCTTCACGACGACCAACCTCTCGCTCTGCGTCCCCAGAGTCCACAAACCTTGGGGCGCGAGGCTTCCTCGTTATCTGTCGCCTGATGAGGTGGAGGCCGTCGTGGCGTCGGTGCGCACCAATCCGCGGCGTGGTGCCCGCGACTACGCCATGCTGTTGCTGATGGCTCGTCTCGGCCTGCGCGCTCCGGAAGTGATGGCGATCCAGTTGGACGACATAGACTGGCGCGCCGGCGAACTGATGGTTCGTGGAAAAGGGCAGCAACATGATCGGTTGCCAATCCCGCCGGACGTCGGCGAAGCCATCATTCGGTATTTGCAGGAGGAGCGAACTTCAGCGACCACGCGCATGTTGTTCGTGACGCATCGGGCACCCAACCGTCCGTTTAAGGACAGCCAGGTCATCAACACCATATTGAAGGAGGCGTTCGCGGCGACGGGCGTAAAGCCCCCGACACCCTATGTCGGATCGCATGTTCTGCGTCACAGCCTGGCGACGAACATGGTTCGCGCCGGTGCGTCATTGGAAGAGATCGGCGATCTGCTGCGGCATCGATCGCGGGCGACGACGATGATCTACGCCAAGCTCGATACGGACGGGCTGCGTTCTATTGCCCAGCCTTGGCCTGTCGCGGAGGTGGCACGATGA
- a CDS encoding metalloregulator ArsR/SmtB family transcription factor — MNEQQALSAFAALSQETRLRIVRLLVTAGPDGMAAGTIGEAMDASSSRMSFHLSHLEHAGLIESRREGRSIIYSATYPALSGLVEFLMRDCCQGHPEVCQPAVAALTCCDPIKSDAHA; from the coding sequence ATGAACGAACAACAAGCCCTCAGTGCATTTGCTGCGCTTTCCCAAGAAACGCGGCTGCGGATCGTTCGGCTGCTGGTGACGGCCGGACCCGATGGCATGGCCGCAGGCACGATCGGCGAGGCGATGGATGCTTCATCGTCCCGTATGTCGTTTCACTTGAGCCACCTTGAGCATGCGGGACTGATTGAATCGCGCCGCGAGGGCCGGTCGATCATCTACAGCGCCACCTATCCAGCGCTCTCCGGTCTCGTCGAGTTTTTGATGCGGGATTGCTGCCAAGGTCATCCCGAAGTGTGCCAGCCAGCCGTTGCAGCTCTGACCTGCTGCGACCCAATCAAGAGTGATGCTCATGCCTGA
- a CDS encoding arsenate reductase ArsC has protein sequence MPDPIYNVLFLCTGNSARSILAEAILNQMGNGRFRAYSAGSQPKGQVHPMAIETLQHFDFPADELRSKSWDEFSGPSAPVMDFVFTVCDNAAGEACPIWPGHPMTAHWGIEDPAAISDPVEQRTAFVTALRYLMNRISAFTALPVASLDKSSLKVRLNEIGQAEGATKPRNSAA, from the coding sequence ATGCCTGACCCAATTTATAATGTGCTGTTTCTCTGCACTGGCAACTCCGCTCGCTCGATCCTTGCCGAAGCGATCTTGAACCAAATGGGAAATGGCCGATTCCGCGCCTATTCAGCCGGTAGCCAGCCCAAGGGACAGGTTCACCCGATGGCGATCGAGACGCTTCAACACTTCGATTTTCCGGCCGATGAGCTTCGCTCGAAGAGTTGGGACGAGTTTTCCGGCCCTTCGGCACCGGTCATGGATTTCGTCTTTACAGTTTGCGACAACGCTGCCGGCGAAGCCTGCCCGATTTGGCCGGGGCACCCGATGACCGCCCATTGGGGCATTGAAGATCCTGCGGCAATTTCCGATCCGGTCGAACAACGGACGGCCTTCGTGACCGCCCTACGGTACCTGATGAACCGAATTTCGGCTTTTACTGCCCTGCCTGTCGCTTCTCTCGATAAGTCGTCCCTCAAGGTGCGGCTCAACGAAATCGGGCAAGCCGAAGGGGCGACCAAGCCCCGAAACAGCGCGGCATGA
- the arsC gene encoding arsenate reductase (glutaredoxin) (This arsenate reductase requires both glutathione and glutaredoxin to convert arsenate to arsenite, after which the efflux transporter formed by ArsA and ArsB can extrude the arsenite from the cell, providing resistance.) encodes MDIIIYHNPDCGTSRNTLGLIRNSDVEPHIIEYLKCPPTRARLVDLIARMEITPRDLLREKGTPYAELGLGDSSLSDEALIDAMIDHPILINRPIVITPAGVRLCRPSEAVLDLLPPQRGEFVKEDGERVVDQHGRRVASA; translated from the coding sequence ATGGACATTATCATCTACCACAACCCGGACTGCGGAACCTCACGCAACACGCTCGGCCTGATCCGCAATTCGGACGTCGAGCCGCATATCATCGAATACCTCAAATGCCCGCCAACGCGGGCGCGGCTCGTTGACCTCATCGCCCGTATGGAGATCACGCCTCGTGACCTTCTACGGGAAAAGGGCACGCCCTATGCCGAATTGGGTTTGGGCGATTCCTCGCTAAGCGATGAAGCATTGATCGACGCGATGATTGACCACCCGATCCTGATCAACCGGCCCATCGTCATAACACCTGCCGGCGTGCGCCTATGTCGGCCCTCCGAAGCGGTTCTCGATCTCCTCCCGCCACAGCGCGGGGAGTTCGTCAAGGAAGATGGCGAGCGCGTCGTGGATCAGCACGGCCGCCGGGTCGCGTCTGCCTGA